Proteins from one Catenuloplanes atrovinosus genomic window:
- a CDS encoding LacI family DNA-binding transcriptional regulator, producing the protein MPRRRTSGPPIMADVARLAGVSHQTVSRVLNEHPNVRAETRDRVLAAIEELAYRRNYSARALVTSRTQTLGVVAFDTTLFGPASTLYGIEQAAREAGYFVSIVSLKAITHETVREALDYLAAQSVDGYIVLAPQQAAIEAILDLPQGSPVVAVEGPNAGDVPIVAVDQAGGAALATRYLLDLGHRTVWHIGGPADWLEADARVRGWEAALTAAGAAVPPPIRGDWSPRSGYQAGAELAAIARAEPGRITAIFVGNDQMALGALRALREADIRVPEDVSVVGFDDIPEAEFFPPPLTTVTQDFTEVGRRSMRMLLGQIDAARPDQSPDALRDIVPARLVIRSSTARFL; encoded by the coding sequence ATGCCGCGCAGACGGACGTCCGGCCCGCCCATCATGGCCGACGTGGCGCGCCTGGCGGGCGTCTCCCACCAGACGGTCTCCCGCGTGCTCAACGAGCATCCGAACGTGCGGGCCGAGACGCGCGACCGGGTGCTGGCCGCCATCGAGGAGCTGGCGTACCGGCGCAACTACTCCGCCCGCGCGCTGGTCACCAGCCGCACCCAGACGCTCGGCGTGGTCGCCTTCGACACCACGCTGTTCGGCCCGGCCAGCACGCTCTACGGCATCGAGCAGGCGGCCCGCGAGGCCGGATACTTCGTCTCGATCGTCAGTCTCAAGGCCATCACCCACGAGACGGTACGGGAGGCGCTCGACTACCTGGCCGCCCAGTCCGTCGACGGATACATAGTGCTGGCGCCGCAGCAGGCGGCCATCGAGGCGATCCTCGACCTGCCGCAGGGCTCCCCGGTCGTCGCGGTCGAGGGGCCGAACGCGGGGGACGTCCCGATCGTCGCGGTGGACCAGGCGGGCGGCGCCGCGCTCGCCACGCGATACCTGCTGGACCTCGGCCACCGCACGGTCTGGCACATCGGCGGCCCGGCCGATTGGCTGGAGGCGGACGCCCGGGTGCGCGGCTGGGAGGCCGCGCTCACCGCCGCCGGTGCGGCCGTGCCGCCGCCGATCCGCGGCGACTGGAGCCCGCGCTCCGGTTACCAGGCCGGCGCGGAGCTGGCCGCGATCGCGCGCGCGGAGCCGGGCCGGATAACCGCGATCTTCGTCGGCAACGACCAGATGGCGCTGGGTGCGCTGCGCGCGCTGCGCGAGGCGGACATCCGGGTGCCCGAGGACGTCAGCGTGGTGGGCTTCGACGACATCCCGGAGGCGGAGTTCTTCCCGCCGCCGCTGACCACCGTCACCCAGGACTTCACCGAGGTCGGGCGGCGCAGCATGCGCATGCTCCTGGGGCAGATCGACGCCGCCCGGCCGGACCAGTCACCCGACGCGCTGCGCGACATCGTGCCCGCGCGCCTGGTGATCCGATCCAGCACCGCCCGTTTTCTCTAA
- a CDS encoding glycoside hydrolase family 6 protein: protein MRLGSSPSQRWRRGLTAVTALALGTTGIVVAASQASAAAGCRVTYSVNQWSTGFTGNLTVTNLGDPITNGWNLTWTWAGNQQVTQGWNGDFSQSGTAVTVRNPSWATSLGTNASVTPGFQATFSGTNTAPTSFSLNGTVCTGAAGPTGSPTGDPGSPTPGPTTPTPGPTGNPGSKVDNPYVGAQGYVNPEWKAKAESVAGGNRISNQPTAVWLDRIAAIEGTEGSSSNGSMGVRDHLDAALAQGAGYIQFVIYNLPGRDCAALASNGELGPTELPKYKAQYIDPIAAIQADPKYRNLRIINIIEIDSLPNLVTNVDGAAGTEMCRTMKANNGYVDGVGYALAKLGPIANVYNYIDAAHHGWIGWDTNFGPSATLFAQAANASGSTVNNVHGFITNTANYSALKEPFFNAGTTVNGQSVRQSKWVDWNFYVDELSFAQAFRTELVAKGFRSDIGMLIDTSRNGWGGPDRPTAASTSTDVNTFVNESRVDRRIHAGNWCNQSGAGLGERPKAAPEPGIDAYVWVKPPGESDGSSELIPNTEGKGFDRMCDPTYTGNARNGNNPSGALPNAPISGAFFPAQLTELMNNAYPAL, encoded by the coding sequence ATGAGACTCGGCTCGAGTCCTTCGCAGCGCTGGCGCCGCGGCCTGACCGCCGTCACCGCGCTCGCGCTCGGCACCACCGGCATCGTCGTGGCCGCCTCGCAGGCCAGCGCGGCCGCCGGCTGCAGGGTCACCTACTCGGTGAACCAGTGGAGCACCGGCTTCACCGGGAACCTGACGGTCACCAACCTCGGTGACCCGATCACCAACGGATGGAACCTCACCTGGACCTGGGCCGGGAACCAGCAGGTCACGCAGGGGTGGAACGGCGATTTCAGTCAGTCCGGCACCGCGGTGACCGTGCGGAACCCGTCCTGGGCCACGTCGCTGGGCACCAACGCGTCGGTGACCCCCGGCTTCCAGGCCACCTTCTCCGGCACCAACACGGCGCCGACCTCGTTCTCGCTGAACGGCACGGTCTGCACCGGCGCGGCGGGCCCCACCGGCTCGCCGACGGGCGACCCGGGCTCCCCGACGCCCGGCCCGACCACGCCGACCCCGGGCCCGACCGGCAACCCCGGCTCCAAGGTGGACAACCCGTACGTCGGCGCGCAGGGCTACGTCAACCCGGAGTGGAAGGCGAAGGCGGAGTCGGTGGCCGGCGGCAACCGGATCTCCAACCAGCCGACCGCGGTCTGGCTGGACCGGATCGCCGCCATCGAGGGCACCGAGGGCAGCAGCTCCAACGGCTCGATGGGCGTGCGCGACCACCTGGACGCGGCGCTGGCGCAGGGCGCGGGCTACATCCAGTTCGTGATCTACAACCTGCCCGGCCGGGACTGCGCGGCGCTGGCCTCCAACGGTGAGCTCGGCCCGACGGAGCTGCCGAAGTACAAGGCGCAGTACATCGACCCGATCGCGGCGATCCAGGCGGACCCGAAGTACCGGAACCTGCGGATCATCAACATCATCGAGATCGACTCGCTGCCGAACCTGGTGACGAACGTCGACGGCGCGGCCGGTACCGAGATGTGCCGCACGATGAAGGCCAACAACGGGTACGTCGACGGCGTCGGCTACGCGCTGGCCAAGCTGGGCCCGATCGCGAACGTCTACAACTACATCGACGCCGCGCACCACGGCTGGATCGGCTGGGACACCAACTTCGGCCCGTCGGCGACGCTGTTCGCCCAGGCCGCCAACGCCTCCGGCAGCACCGTGAACAACGTGCACGGCTTCATCACCAACACCGCGAACTACTCCGCGCTGAAGGAGCCGTTCTTCAACGCCGGCACCACGGTGAACGGCCAGTCCGTGCGCCAGTCGAAGTGGGTGGACTGGAACTTCTACGTGGACGAGCTGTCGTTCGCGCAGGCGTTCCGTACCGAGCTGGTCGCCAAGGGCTTCCGCTCGGACATCGGCATGCTGATCGACACCAGCCGCAACGGCTGGGGCGGCCCGGACCGGCCGACCGCGGCCAGCACGTCGACCGACGTGAACACGTTCGTCAACGAGTCCCGGGTCGACCGGCGCATCCACGCCGGCAACTGGTGCAACCAGTCCGGTGCGGGCCTGGGTGAGCGCCCGAAGGCGGCGCCGGAGCCGGGCATCGACGCCTATGTGTGGGTGAAGCCGCCGGGTGAGTCGGACGGCTCCAGCGAGCTGATCCCGAACACCGAGGGCAAGGGCTTCGACCGCATGTGTGACCCCACCTACACCGGTAACGCCCGCAACGGCAACAACCCGAGCGGCGCGCTGCCGAACGCCCCGATCTCCGGTGCGTTCTTCCCGGCGCAGCTGACCGAGCTGATGAACAACGCCTATCCGGCGCTGTAA
- a CDS encoding FAD binding domain-containing protein, with product MDLNTISEVVAVREAPDTAGWRPGDAWLGGGTWLFSEPQPRLRRLIDLPSLGWPALTVTDQGLEIAATCTLAQLHAFAASDDWLAARLFPLACRALLGSFKIWNAATVGGNICLALPAGPMISLTAALDGVCTIWGPSGSRALPVREMVTGPQRNALAPGELLRSVHLPVAALRSPAAFRQTSLSPVGRSAALLIGRRTAGLELTVTASVIRPLRLSFPAPPTAAELRDAIAAVPADTYHDDVHGTPAWRRHMTFELAEEIRAELA from the coding sequence GTGGATCTCAATACGATCTCCGAGGTCGTGGCGGTGCGCGAGGCGCCGGACACGGCCGGGTGGCGACCCGGCGACGCCTGGCTGGGCGGCGGCACCTGGCTCTTCTCCGAGCCGCAGCCGCGACTGCGCCGGCTGATCGACCTGCCGAGCCTGGGCTGGCCCGCGCTGACCGTCACGGACCAGGGCCTGGAGATCGCGGCGACCTGCACGCTCGCCCAGTTGCACGCGTTCGCGGCGTCGGACGACTGGCTCGCGGCCCGGCTGTTCCCGCTCGCCTGCCGCGCGCTGCTCGGCAGCTTCAAGATCTGGAACGCGGCCACGGTCGGCGGCAACATCTGCCTCGCGTTGCCGGCCGGGCCGATGATCTCGCTGACCGCCGCGCTGGACGGCGTCTGCACGATCTGGGGGCCGTCCGGGTCGCGCGCGCTGCCCGTGCGCGAGATGGTCACCGGCCCGCAGCGGAACGCGCTGGCCCCGGGCGAGCTGCTGCGCTCGGTGCACCTGCCGGTCGCGGCGCTGCGCTCGCCGGCCGCGTTCCGGCAGACGTCGCTGAGCCCGGTTGGCCGGTCCGCGGCGCTGCTGATCGGGCGGCGCACCGCCGGGCTGGAGCTGACCGTGACCGCGTCCGTGATCCGGCCGCTGCGGCTGTCCTTCCCGGCGCCACCCACCGCGGCCGAGCTGCGCGACGCCATCGCCGCGGTCCCGGCCGACACCTACCACGACGACGTGCACGGCACCCCCGCCTGGCGCCGCCACATGACGTTCGAGCTCGCCGAGGAGATCCGGGCGGAGCTGGCATGA
- a CDS encoding cytochrome P450 family protein gives MTTALHGPVFRADPHAVYRAMREEAPVHRVELAGGVEAWLVTRYDDAKAALTDPRLVKGVLHPPRRMDLPDDVHSSITHHMLSADPPDHTRLRRLVSATFTPRRIEALRPRITALTAELLDAMDGLGAADLIETFAFPLPIAVISELLGVPMEDREAFRSWSNLVTSPGDRRAEAPRAVIALHGYVQELITQKRKAPGDDLLSAMIAVREGGDRLTEEELSSTVFLLLIAGHETTVNLIANGVYRLLSERDRWEELRARRELLPSAIEEFLRFDSPVQTSTVRISAQPLTIGGVDIPAGRVVMVSLLSANMDGARYPDPEQLRLSRTGTPHLAFGHGIHYCLGAPLARLEAQIAFTGLLDRFPNLRMTVSPAELTWRPGTLIHGLEALPVTGLTSRHT, from the coding sequence ATGACCACCGCGCTCCACGGACCCGTGTTCCGCGCCGACCCGCACGCGGTCTACCGCGCCATGCGCGAGGAGGCGCCGGTGCACCGCGTCGAGCTGGCCGGTGGGGTGGAGGCCTGGCTGGTCACCCGGTACGACGACGCGAAGGCCGCGCTCACCGATCCGCGCCTGGTCAAGGGCGTGCTGCACCCGCCGCGGCGGATGGACCTCCCGGACGACGTGCACTCCTCGATCACCCACCACATGCTCTCCGCCGACCCGCCGGACCACACGCGGCTGCGGCGGCTGGTCTCGGCCACCTTCACGCCGCGGCGGATCGAGGCACTGCGGCCGCGGATCACCGCGCTGACCGCGGAGCTGCTGGACGCCATGGACGGCCTCGGCGCCGCGGACCTGATCGAGACGTTCGCGTTTCCGCTGCCGATCGCGGTGATCAGCGAGCTGCTCGGCGTGCCGATGGAGGACCGGGAGGCGTTCCGCTCGTGGTCCAACCTGGTCACCTCGCCCGGCGACCGCCGGGCCGAGGCGCCCCGGGCCGTGATCGCGCTGCACGGGTACGTCCAGGAGCTGATCACGCAGAAGCGGAAGGCGCCCGGTGACGACCTGCTGTCCGCCATGATCGCGGTGCGCGAGGGCGGCGACCGGCTGACCGAGGAGGAGCTGTCCTCCACCGTCTTCCTGCTGCTCATCGCGGGCCACGAGACCACGGTCAACCTGATCGCCAACGGCGTGTACCGGCTGCTCTCCGAGCGCGACCGGTGGGAGGAACTGCGCGCCCGCCGCGAGCTGCTGCCGTCCGCGATCGAGGAGTTCCTGCGCTTCGACAGCCCGGTGCAGACCAGCACCGTACGGATCAGCGCGCAGCCGCTGACCATCGGCGGCGTGGACATCCCGGCCGGCCGGGTGGTGATGGTCAGCCTGCTCTCGGCGAACATGGACGGCGCCCGCTACCCCGACCCGGAGCAGCTGCGGCTGTCCCGCACCGGCACGCCGCACCTGGCGTTCGGCCACGGCATCCACTACTGCCTGGGCGCGCCGCTGGCCCGGCTGGAGGCGCAGATCGCGTTCACCGGCCTGTTGGACCGCTTCCCGAACCTGCGGATGACGGTGTCGCCCGCGGAGCTCACCTGGCGGCCCGGCACGCTCATCCACGGGCTGGAGGCGCTGCCGGTGACCGGCCTCACCTCGCGTCACACCTGA